Proteins from a genomic interval of Rosa chinensis cultivar Old Blush chromosome 2, RchiOBHm-V2, whole genome shotgun sequence:
- the LOC112190779 gene encoding uncharacterized protein YciO — protein MAMASRPKLYAGDLASSFSFSRSLPNPKLFPSPRVYFAAPKSRRFQVLAFAVKRSPKRLKYSTPRFTKEDELLYVGVDPSGVDSWKLEPVIDLLKQGAVGVIPTDTVYAIVCDPRNHSAIDRLRRIKKIESTKPLTILCHSFHDIDRFTTGFPRGDSKGHANIFRAVKQCLPGPYTFILTATKELPKQCIGFGTAIAKYKSRKNVGVRMPADAICQAILEKMDTPLISTSCKCPKENEWILDPVVIADTYGPEGLDFVIDGGLRVADPSTVVDMTVFPPKIIRQGKGPQLHWMVAEDDNEDEYEDDNEPAETVESSSPQPLRR, from the exons atggcaaTGGCTTCTCGTCCAAAACTCTACGCCGGCGACTTAGCTTCATCTTTCAGCTTCTCCCGGTCTTTGCCAAACCCTAAGCTTTTCCCCTCTCCACGTGTCTACTTCGCCGCTCCGAAAAGCCGGCGGTTCCAAGTGTTGGCTTTCGCCGTCAAGCGGAGCCCTAAGCGTCTCAAATACTCCACTCCTCGCTTCACCAAG GAGGATGAGTTACTGTATGTCGGAGTTGATCCATCAGGAGTTGATAGCTGGAAATTGGAGCCGGTCATTGATCTTCTGAAACAAGGAGCGGTTGGGGTCATTCCTACTGACACTGT GTATGCAATAGTCTGTGACCCGAGAAACCACTCAGCCATTGATCGTCTTCGTAG AATCAAGAAAATCGAGTCTACAAAG CCCCTCACCATCTTGTGTCACTCGTTCCATGACATTGATCGATTTACAACAGGCTTCCCTCGTGGTGATTCCAAAGGTCATGCAAATATCTTCCGAGCTGTTAAGCAATGCTTACCTGGGCCT TATACCTTCATCCTAACTGCAACCAAAGAACTACCTAAGCAGTGTATAGGGTTTGGGACGGCAATTGCCAAATACAAATCTAGGAAAAATGTGGGTGTTCGTATGCCTGCTGATGCCATCTGTCAAGCGATACTGGAGAAGATGGATACACCATTGATTTCCACAAG TTGCAAGTGCCCGAAGGAAAATGAGTGGATTTTGGATCCAGTTGTTATAGCTGATACATATGGACCAGAG GGCCTTGATTTTGTCATTGATGGTGGGTTAAGAGTGGCTGATCCATCAACTGTGGTTGACATGACAGTGTTTCCTCCCAAGATCATACGACAAGGAAAG GGACCTCAATTACACTGGATGGTGGCTGAAGATGACAATGAAGATGAATATGAAGATGACAATGAACCTGCTGAGACAGTGGAAAGCTCATCTCCTCAACCACTCAGAAGATAA
- the LOC112190780 gene encoding B2 protein has protein sequence MESIHTYWQLGDELRGQSKVAEDHKWLMVASKLAEQTRSKGERMNNLDLSKGPTETRARDKFGFQEDNKFESLNFNMLNLDSKVNENVSKSSFRNGIYNMNAVYQKNSASFVGNMTGNKYNGNHLSNKETNNSGNNNNNNNETGNVVEKRFKTLPATETLPRNEVLGGYIFVCNNDTMQEDLKRQLFGLPPRYRDSVRAITPGLPLFLYNYTTHQLHGIFEASSFGGSNIDPTAWEDKKCKGESRFPAQVRICVRKICKALEEDSFRPVLHHYDGPKFRLELSVPETLDLLDLCEQAGSAA, from the exons atggagagcATCCATACCTATTGGCAGTTGGGTGATGAGCTTCGTGGACAGTCGAAAGTTGCAGAGGATCACAAATGGTTAATGGTTGCTTCCAAATTGGCTGAGCAAACAAGGTCAAAGGGCGAGCGCATGAATAACCTTGATCTTTCAAAGGGCCCAACTGAAACAAGAGCAAGGGACAAATTTGGGTTCCAGGAAGATAACAAATTTGAAAGCCTTAACTTTAACATGTTGAACTTGGACTCGAAAGTAAATGAAAATGTGAGCAAGAGTTCCTTTAGGAATGGGATTTACAACATGAATGCAGTGTACCAGAAAAACAGTGCAAGCTTTGTGGGGAACATGACTGGTAACAAGTACAATGGCAATCACCTCAGCAACAAGGAAACCAACAACAGCggtaataacaacaacaacaacaacgaaACTGGGAATGTTGTTGAGAAAAGGTTCAAGACCTTGCCTGCAACTGAGACACTTCCCCGAAATGAGGTGCTTGGAGGTTACATCTTTGTATGCAACAATGACACAATGCAGGAAGATTTGAAGCGACAACTATTCG GTTTACCTCCAAGGTACAGGGACTCTGTTCGGGCGATTACACCTGGCTTACCTCTGTTTCTCTACAACTATACAACCCACCAACTGCATGGCATTTTTGAG GCATCAAGCTTTGGCGGTTCAAACATTGATCCAACTGCTTGGGAAGACAAGAAATGTAAAGGCGAGTCAAGGTTTCCTGCGCAG gTAAGGATCTGTGTTAGAAAAATCTGCAAGGCTCTGGAAGAAGATTCCTTCAGGCCAGTCTTGCATCACTATGATGGTCCAAAGTTCCGTCTTGAGTTGTCAGTTCCTGAG ACCCTGGATCTATTGGACCTATGTGAGCAAGCCGGCTCTGCAGCATAA
- the LOC112190781 gene encoding mitochondrial import receptor subunit TOM20 encodes MDLQHNDFDRILFFEHARKTAEATHAKNPSDADNLTRWAGALLELSQFQNVQESKIMIQDAISKLEEVLVLKPKKHDALWCLGNAHTSHAFLTPDEEEAKEYFDTAAEYFKKAVAEEPGNDLYRKSLEVSAKAPELHVEIHRHGLGQQVTGAADGPSTSSGTMAAKKKKSSDLKYDIFGWIILAVGIFAWVGFGKSNVPPPPQQ; translated from the exons ATGGATTTGCAGCACAACGACTTCGATCGGATCCTCTTCTTCGAGCACGCTCGTAAGACCGCCGAAGCTACTCACGCTAAGAACCCTTCCGATGCTGAT AACTTGACAAGGTGGGCTGGAGCTCTATTGGAGTTATCTCAATTTCAGAATGTGCAAGAGTCCAAAATTATGATCCAag ATGCAATTTCGAAGCTGGAGGAGGTGTTGGTGCTTAAACCTAAGAAACATGATGCTCTTTGGTGCCTGGGAAATGCACATACTTCTCATGCGTTTTTGACACCGGATGAGGAAGAGGCAAAGGAATATTTTGACACTGCGGCTGAGTACTTCAAGAAAGCTGTTGCTGAG GAACCGGGAAATGATCTCTATCGGAAATCTTTGGAAGTGTCTGCTAAG GCCCCGGAATTGCACGTGGAAATCCATAGGCATGGTTTGGGTCAGCAGGTGACGGGGGCTGCTGATGGGCCTTCTACTTCCTCTGGTACAATG GctgcaaagaaaaagaagagcagCGATCTTAAGTATGACATATTTGGTTGGATAATCCTTGCTGTCGGAATTTTTGCTTGGGTAGGATTTGGGAAATCTAATGTACCTCCCCCGCCTCAGCAGTGA
- the LOC112184658 gene encoding agamous-like MADS-box protein AGL11: MGRSNTKLPLELIKNEKSRNVTFRKRKKGLMKKTYELNKLCDVQCSVIIYENKNGQLVRPDTYPENPEEVKQIIDRFVSKSAKVRKVENLADFFSKQIMQVKKETAKLRQKNNEARFPSWDDRLDDFSLDQLLALLKKLEHKIEDVHKHYDKQYAIDDSILQQTALFPNNNVDYSQMVALNQYPTSGSMMYTSDRALPEEQTNLQGLFQNNLINYHQNYNYCSITMNNRNGMPWQNYNIQSAPSASNGSNYDEQSTSMKCENRLQYGNIDENLTLCNHVPPQQTVYPMSASYLFDNANQFLHLKG, translated from the exons ATGGGTCGAAGTAATACAAAGTTGCCTTTGGAACTAATAAAGAATGAGAAGTCTCGCAATGTCACTTTTCGAAAGAGGAAGAAGGGATTGATGAAGAAGACGTATGAATTGAACAAGCTTTGTGATGTGCAGTGTTCTGTTATCATTTATGAGAACAAAAACGGCCAACTGGTCCGGCCGGATACCTATCCTGAAAACCCTGAAGAGGTCAAGCAAATTATTGATAGATTTGTCTCCAAATCAGCCAAAGTAAGGAAAGTTGAAAACTTGGCTGATTTTTTCAGCAAACAAATCATGCAAGTGAAGAAAGAGACTGCCAAATTGCGCCAAAAGAACAATGAAGCTCGGTTTCCTTCATGGGATGACAGGTTAGATGACTTCTCATTAGATCAATTGCTTGCTCTTTTGAAAAAACTGGAGCACAAAATCGAAGACGTGCACAAGCATTATGATAAGCAATATGCTATTGATGACAGTATACTACAACAAACG GCCTTGTTTCCGAACAACAACGTAGACTATTCACAGATGGTTGCATTGAACCAATACCCTACTAGTGGTTCGATGATGTACACAAGTGATAGGGCTTTGCCTGAAGAACAAACTAATCTCCAAGGCTTGTTTCAGAACAACCTAATCAATTATCACCAGAATTACAATTACTGTTCTATCACGATGAACAACAGAAACG GCATGCCATGGCAGAACTACAACATTCAGAGTGCTCCATCAGCATCAAACGGATCAAATTACGACGAACAAAGTACATCTATGAAGTGTGAAAATCGTCTGCAATACGGAAACATCGATGAAAATTTGACATTATGTAATCACGTCCCACCACAACAGACTGTGTATCCAATGTCCGCAAGTTATTTGTTTGATAATGCAAACCAATTCTTGCATCTCAAAGGCTAG